The genomic DNA GTAACACCAAAGGGCACCATAATCATCAGATTGTCATCTAATAAATATTGCTACCTTCCTCTATGAGCTCTGGGGTCTTGTTGAGATGATTCCTTAGTCAATGGTGCAGTCCTGCCAGTTAAAGGTTCAAAGGCACATAACTTGTGGACTGCTTCAGTAGGCCACAGGTTATATTCTTATGCAACAGGAAGTACCACGAATGGATCAAACAACTCCTATCCTCAAAGTCCTATTACTTGTACGTTGCATCTCCAAGACTCTGTACTATGAAGCAAGGATGCATATTATCCTTGTTTGAAGGTGGATTAGTGCAGTAACATTCCTGACATACTATTTTGTTCCTAATTCCCAGAGGTTCAGCTGTCAGCCCAAAATGCTTAGGAAGAAATTGTTTTGAAGTATAAGTCTGGTGCTTCTGTGCTATGCAATCAGTTCTTTTTATCCGCTAGACAATGTCCTTCCTGTCTGGTAACAATTCCGTGTTTCTGTGTCAAATGTGCCATGGCCAAATGGCTAATTGCTAATTGCATCTGTTTCCCAGGGTCATCCTAACAGCCGGCTTTATCATTTTCTCCTTGGCGGTTCTCTACGTCGTCTCAAGACGCATTGGTCTGCTGACTCTGCAAAGGAAACTGGCTGATGCCATCAGATCAGGTTCGCTGTCAGCCGAGGACATCGTAGCGAAAGCCCAGCAGCATGGACCTGCCGCAGCTGATGCTGCAGGCCCCGCTCCTCCCATTTACGATGAACTGTGACTCGCATCTGcccatgagttttttttttttttgagagggcaTTTGCCCGTGGTTTCTTATACATGTGTACCCAGATTCCCAGAAGCAATTGTAAGGCAATAGTTTCACGAATAAGCTATTGTTGAGATATATATCTACAGTGCAGTGATCTGTGATCAACTGATCATCAAATCATGCACCGACCTGTTCGATTAAAAGTCCATGATCTCGGCTCAGCCCACGAGCCCTGGGCTCAAAAGgcctgtcttttttttttttttgataagggGCTCAAAAGGCCTTGGCATGCGCCCAATACACTAGTTGTCAGGCACCTAGCAGGAGCCGAGCGGCATCCCCCGGCCGGCCTCGTCCTTGGAGCGCGGCCAGGCGTTCCAGGTGAGGCGGACGGCGTCGGGGCTGTCCGGGTCGGCagccgccgcgggcggcgccacGGAAGGGTTGGCAGCCGACATCGGGgtgcggcgagcggcggtgcgggCTGATCGAGCGGCGGTGCGGGCAGATCgggcgaggaggtggtggtgatggtgggatGCGCTTGCGCTCTGCGCGTCTGTGCGGTGGCTTGGCTCGGTTTCGTCGTTCGCTGTTCGCTCCTCGATCTTTTTGGTTTTGTGCTTTGATTAGGGGTATTTTCAtctttcttcatcttcattAATGGACTTCCCTGAATACAAACAGGGTAGTCCAGGAACTAAATGAACCAAACAGAGGCTAACACACACGCACCACGAGAGATGGACTACAGCATGCCAGGCTCGAAGAACTCGTACTCGCCACAAGGCAAGATTGTGCTCCTCCTATACGATCACTCCATGCATGAATGTTCTTGCAAACTGTTCTAGTTAGTAGTACTGTACTAGGCTTCTTGCAAGGATCCCTTCAATCCGCAGGTTCTTCTCTGTAAGATCGGGCAATAGTTGCGATGGCTCAATCAGCTCGTTCCATGCACCATGCACGCCATTGCCCCGGTCCTTTCCCTGCTTCAGCAGCTACTGCCTGTTCCGACGATGGGCACTTGATTTCCTCAGCTCGTTTCGTGTCATGTTACTGAATATAGAATAAACACTAGTGGCATTGAACCATACCGAAAGGATGGAGATGTCCAAGAATTAGCTAGTCATCCAAAATATTTTGAACGAATAAAGTCTACACGTTTGGTCAAATTCATCTATGTGCCTAAGGTTCTAAGGTTCATTGTATAGCTATCTAACGGACAAAGAGTTTTGCAACCTGGTTCCTAACATGACAATTCTAGAAAGGTAAATGCGGAAAGTAATTACAAGAATTTAAATGATGATTTGTAAATGGCATAATATAAAGAGAGGTGGGAGGCTCAATTTTCCCTGATCACCTTGGCACTCTTCGCAGTCCTCATTAAGCTAGTCTCAGTGGAAGTTTCATGAAGAGTTTTACAGACATTAAATTCCATGCCacgtcagcaattttgctgacttagCAAGATCTTTGTAAGCAGAGAGAAGggagagtttcatcatatgtgagaggtttttcatccccatgacactcaaCAGGCATGATTACCTAGTTCCTAATCTTagtaacagtgcaatgaaactgtgcactgggactgACCTTAGAGCACCCCATCCAAGGGTAGCCCTCTTGGCACGTGCAATGACTAAGTGCTCCCTAGTGCAGAGCGTCAATGGTGTCCATAGCGGTGGGGGTAGCGAAGCAGGGTAGCATCGTTGGCCTCATTAGGCGAAGGAATGTCATTTCAGTGGGTGCTAGAGCGACAATATCGCTGTGCTAGCTCTATAAACTCAGGTTAGTGTGCTGATAGGCTATAATGAATCCGGTGGCTCCTAATCACCACTAGAGGCGAGGAAGAAGGCGGGGGTGAGGTAAAGGCATGGTTGAGATTGACTCTTAGAGTTCTTTAAAAAACAATGAGATAATGAGCCCACGGGGGTGCCTCACACGCTTATTGGAGGCAATGGTGGCAAGCAATGAGCAGAAGGATGTTAGGTGGCAGCGCTGTGTCGAAGCGGAGATGAGTCACAAGCAGTGTTTTAAATAGCGAGCTAAGGCATTTAACGTTCGACCTCCAAAAACAGCTAATAGCTGGCTAGATGAAGCTCTAGCGGCAAATAGCGGCTAAATTGTACATAGGAGCAAATAGCGGTACCCTCCTCAATCAACTATAGCGGAAGATAGCGGAGGCTATAGCCGGCTCTTTAAAATATTGGTCACAAGACAAATAAGAGGGGCTAGGGTTACACGGGAAGTAATGAGAGCCATTAGATCACCTTGATAGACGACTCCAAATTAGGTTGGAACTAAAGATGATGAGGTGAGAGATCGACCCTAACTTTTTCTCAATAGCAGAATAAGTTTATATTTGGTCCATGGACTCTTTAGACTATCCAATTTTAACCCTTAACTTCATAAGTTTATTTACGTTTATTCTAGGTGCCCCAATTTTCAATTCTGTCTAGTTTTGTCTCTAAGCCCAATCAAAGCGGTTTAGGGCTTAGTGGCagcaatttttctaattttagtATGGAAGATTATTTAAATAGGGGAAAATACTCAACCACTTCTAAAAGTTCCAGAAAACCTAGAGGTTGGGACACATGAAATCGACCAAAATAACTAGGGCTCATGAACGAAGTTCTACAAGCTTAAAAGATTCAGTACATCTAAAAAATAAAGAGGGTTATaattaaaatttcaaataaaaatgTATACTCCTTGTCATCTGATTGTTCATTTCTCAAAGTTCCTGAATCCAGTGCGGTGCAGCAAGTGGTGGTCTTTTTATCCCGTGAAGGGCATACATCTGATTGTTGCCAAAATGTGAGTTTCGGCGTATGGATGAATAGGCACAAGCGGTGCCGACATAGCAAGAATGGCGCCGCATGGAGTCATGGTCGTTGATCCAAACACCAGCACCGAGAACCCACCCTGGCTTTCTCGTCTTCTTCCTGCATCCATCTGCCACAATAAAGACACGTACACACAGCGGCCTTAGGAAAATATTAACACGCACACACCCAAGAAGAGATGGACTACAGCATGCCAGGCTCGAAGGACTCGTACTCGCCACAAGGCAAGATTGTGCTCCTCCTATACGATCACTCCATGCATGAATGTTCTTGCAAACTGTTCTAGTTAGTAGTACTGTACTAGGCTTCTTGCAAGGATCCCTTCAATCCGCAGGTTCTTCTCTGTAAAGTCGGGCAATAGTTGCGATGGATCAATCAGCTCGTTCCATGCACCATGCACGCCATTCCCCCGGTCCTTCCCCTGCTTCAGCAGCTACTGCCTGTTCCGACGATGGGCACTTGATTTCCTCAGCTCGTTTCGTGTCATGTCACTGAATTCCTTCTCTGAAGATTAGCCGCCCAGCCTTGAGCCACCAGAAAGAACCTCTGTTGTTCGTTCCACAAAGGCCAAGGTGATCATTTGTTAATTCCTTTTCAGTGCACAACTTGTACCCGCACGCGCAGCCAGGACTGTATCCTCCTCcgcaggcgccggcggcgaaccCGCAGGGGGGCTACCAGTACCAGTACCAGGACTGCTCCGGCGGAGCGGAGCAGCCTCCTTACAGCTACGGCCGCACCTGGCCGGGGCAGCCGGCTCCGTCCGACGCGGGGCCTTTCTACTACCAGGACGACGCCGACTGCATCACCTTCCTCGGAGGATGGTATGTTCGTTTCTGCTACGCTAAAGTTTTTTCCTTAGATGATGGATGTCTTTTGTTGCAGTAAAGCATTCACAACTgtaaaactgagcattcgttctgaggctcagtaccggttgcattttggcccggtactaatgtgagtattAGATCTTGTTTGGATACtgtggctaaactttagcccctgtcacatcagatgtttggatactaattagaccTATTAatcataggctaattacaaaactaattgcacagatgaaggctaattcgtgagatgaatctattaagcctaattagttcatgatttgacaatatggtgctacagtaaccatttgctaatgatggattaattaggcttaatagattcgtctcgcgaattagcccaaggcttctgcaattagttttataattagctcgcgtttagtccttctaattagcatccgaacatttaatgtgacaagggctaaactttagcccaatGATCCAAACACGtccttagtaccgggtctaacggatAGTCCCCGAGATAGCCcgcgtgaccccctttagtatcggatgggggctccacccggtactaatgtgcctgagactcttcagtaccgggtggaggctccacccggtactcaAGTGCTCTCAtccgccaccccaccccaccccaccccagcCCCCACCCCCCACTGCCCACTCCTTTCTTATCTACTGAATGTCGATTAAGGCTGNNNNNNNNNNNNNNNNNNNNNNNNNNNNNNNNNNNNNNNNNNNNNNNNNNNNNNNNNNNNNNNNNNNNNNNNNNNNNNNNNNNNNNNNNNNNNNNNNNNNNNNNNNNNNNNNNNNNNNNNNNNNNNNNNNNNNNNNNNNNNNNNNNNNNNNNNNNNNNNNNNNNNNNNNNNNNNNNNNNNNNNNNNNNNNNNNNNNNNNNNNNNNNNNNNNNNNNNNNNNNNNNNNNNNNNNNNNNNNNNNNNNNNNNNNNNNNNNNNNNNNNNNNNNNNNNNNNNNNNNNNNNNNNNNNNNNNNNNNNNNNNNNNNNNNNNNNNNNNNNNNNNNNNNNNNNNNNNNNNNNNNNNCGTCCTCTTTCCGGCTTGTGCTAAGGTTCCTTGTACATGTGCCGAATAAGCTGTGGTGGTCGTGCGTGGAGCCAAGCCGATCGAGGCGATGGTTCTGCATCGATCGTGCGTTACCTACTCCACCGGTGGCCATGTAAAAAGTAACACGGGGGCTCTTGCTCTTGCATTGCCATCATGCATGGTGTCTCGTCCGTCAGCGTGCAACTCGGAAGGTCCGTAGCTGTGTCTGGCAAAGCCATCATCATCCAAGTCTGATGGGCAAGGACGCCGCGCTGCTCCATACAGCCCTTGCGAGCGCTCCAAAGCCATAAAATGCTGCTCTCTCAAGCAAGACAGGCATAGGAGATCGACGAGAAGCCCGCACAAGGTGTGAAGGTTGGTTCAGTAGTATTTCAGTACCGTGTTCGAAACGCCGAGCATGGCAGCGGACGCATGGGCCCCTGCACTGGGCTTCCCACTCGCCCATGTGTCACGCACCATCGTGCGGCGGTGGCGTCTCAATCCGTCCACACGCGCGTACACTGACGGCGCTGCCTGTCTCTCAGTGCCAACCGCGGAGAAGAGGAGAAAAACGTGCGCCGCTTCTCCCTCCTGGTGATCCTTTTCCTCAGACACAATCACCGCGCTCGCGACgtggcgaggcgaggcgtgcCTTATCTAGACTTGGCCTTTTTTATGATCGCCTTTGCTCGACGAAAGCTAACAGCTTTAAGCTCAAATATTCAGACAGAGACTGCCCATATGAAATGAACCCGTCTTGCACCAAAAAACCATGCTTCATCATCCAAGTGAATAAACCACGGGCACGTAGAATGTCGGAAAGCTCGTCAGGTAAAATCATGAGGATGGAGATAAAGGCCCAAACCTATGACGCACAACCGTTGGTTCCACGAACAAGCCTCGAGCCAAAATGAACATTGGACGATGACGGCCGCTTCGGCTCTCCATTTTTAAGGCAGTAAGTAGCACGGTGCAGAAAAGGGAGGagggaaaggggtcggcagttCCAACATTGAACGGCACTTGACAAACAAAACTAAGGGCAAGCACAAACAATTCAAAGCCATGGAATGATAAACCGCGAATTATTCCACGCACTGCATTCACAGGAGCAAGAAGCAAATCGTCGTCCCCGGAATGTCCCCATAACATAATTCAGGCTACGAAACAAAAcgctacagcagcagcagcagcagcggcaacaCAACCAACTGTGCCAGTGTCAAAAGCAAATGGGACACTACAGATTACAGGGGgggtgaaaagaaaaggttggtCAGGTCCGGTCCGGCCCAGCCCTCTCTGAGTGAGAATGCACAAGGATGATGAAGGGGGGCTCAGTGGCCATATGACCAGGCACTGAAAGTGGTACAGAGGATGATGATGGATCCCGGCCATGTTTGCTCCAAGATAAGGGAGCACACCAGCGTGGCTTTTCCTGACCCTGCAAAGGGGGGAGGGATTGGTTCAAGAACTTACCCACTGTTGCCGCGGCCCCCGGCCGTGCCGGATTCCACCGACCATCTGTAAAAGCAATCGAGTAGGGGGTGAGAAAACAGGGTTAGGCACATCAGGTTCTGCTGCTCCCCAATTGGTACTGGAATCTGAATGATATATGCATTGACCGAAATCAGCTATGAGTAGCTACAATCAATCTACTGGGGAAGAAACAAAAAGGGAAGCCTACAGATTTGGAAGCAGAAAGGTGGTTCAAACGTCACATTCAAGCACTATCCAATTTGATTCAAGTACTATCGAGTTAAATCTTTTCAGAAACCAGACTTATCATGCAGCATTTTTGCCCATGTGACATTCTTATTCGTGCCCATGACAGGAGCCTCTCATGCAGCATTTCAGATTTGGATTATAATGTCATCTGAGTTTAACGCCTGTATAAACTACTAGGAAACAAGTAAACTCAGCTGCTACTGAATGGAACACTTTTTGCTGACATAATGAGCAACGAGTGCCTACAGATGCTAGTTCGCATGTTCTGGAGTGTACAATATACATTTAAAACATGCAGTGTTCAACAAAGCTACTAAGCATTAAAAACAACAGTGCACTAGTACTGGGCAAGCAGAGTATTAGACAAAATCAACAAGCAGATCGCACATTTCATATAAAAGAAGATAGATCTGAAAGGAAGCTCACCTTTTAGGGTGAGAAGATACCAGGCTACTTGCAGCTAGCTCTATAGGATTTTAACAAAATTTGGTGCATCATCCCTCGCTCCAGCAGTTGTGCGGTAAACATATAACTTATCCACTCTAGAGGGGTCACCATGGTTTTCCTCCATTTCACTGCTTCCATCTAGTTCATTCATGATCTCCACATTGAGCATCGGCATCTTCGACGCAAGGACTTGGCACCCCTTTAATGTGACATTGCATGATGACATCCAAAGGGATCGCATTGTCTCATACTTGGCAACATTCCCCAAGAGCGCAACATCACCAAATGGACTGTCTCTAATTTCAAGCTTCCTTAGATTCTTGCACCCGTTCATCACATGCATCATCCCCTTATCACTATCTCCAGCAAATGCTATAGAAAGCATCTCAAGTTGTTTTGCATACTTTCCAATATACATGAAAACCTTATCGGTGAGAAGACCTGATATTGACAGTCGTCTTAGCCCCCTGCACTCACGAACAATAGCACCAAATCCTTCATCTAACGGCTGGTTTGTTATGGCATCCGGCTTCTTTGGCTCAAGGATACAGAGTCTGAATCTTATGAAATTTGGGCAGTTCTTGGCTACAGTCATTAGTGCGTCATTGGTCATCTGGTGACAGAAATACAGCAAAGAGCTCAGTTTTGGGCAGCCTGATGATATTGCAACAAGCCCCTCTTCTGTCACAGCAGAATAACCAGCAACATAAAAATCTGATGGGAAAACCCTGAGTTCTTGTAGATCTTTGCAGCTGGAGGCCACCACTTGCAAACCCTTATCCGAGATACAATCCAGTACCTGTGGAGGCTCAAAATCGTTACTCGTTTTCTCTTATGACATACAAAAATGATATACCCAAAGGAAAGAGAAGGGAACTCACCCAAAGACGCTGGAGTTTCACACAGCGGCTGATCATTTTGGTCAGATCAGAATAATCCAGTGTGGGAGTATAGCTCAAGTTTAGGCCTGTTAGGTGATGGCAGAGGGGATAGATAAAAGGAACACAAATAGGAGAAGCATCCCAAAATCCTGACAAACTCCTCAGCATTTTGCATTTCTCCAGTGCACTACTCAGCCTCAAGTAGGATTCAGACTCATCTGTCAAATTACCTGTCCCCAAGTCTTCCAAATTTGGGGTTCGCGCTAGTAT from Setaria italica strain Yugu1 chromosome VII, Setaria_italica_v2.0, whole genome shotgun sequence includes the following:
- the LOC101775898 gene encoding uncharacterized protein LOC101775898, whose product is MDYSMPGSKDSYSPQVHNLYPHAQPGLYPPPQAPAANPQGGYQYQYQDCSGGAEQPPYSYGRTWPGQPAPSDAGPFYYQDDADCITFLGGWSLSCSISDLDYNVI
- the LOC101785305 gene encoding transport inhibitor response 1-like protein Os04g0395600 translates to MTYFPEEVVEHIFSFLPSHSDRNTVSLVCKVWYEVERLSRRAVFVGNCYAVRPERVVLRFPNVRALTVKGKPHFADFNLVPPDWGGYAGPWIEAAARRCMGLEELRMKRMVVLDENLELLARSFPRFKALVLISCEGFSTDGLAAIASHCKLLRELDLQENDVEDHGPRWLSCFPDSCTSLVSLNFACIKGEVNSGALERLVARSPNLRSLRLNRSVSVDTLSKILARTPNLEDLGTGNLTDESESYLRLSSALEKCKMLRSLSGFWDASPICVPFIYPLCHHLTGLNLSYTPTLDYSDLTKMISRCVKLQRLWVLDCISDKGLQVVASSCKDLQELRVFPSDFYVAGYSAVTEEGLVAISSGCPKLSSLLYFCHQMTNDALMTVAKNCPNFIRFRLCILEPKKPDAITNQPLDEGFGAIVRECRGLRRLSISGLLTDKVFMYIGKYAKQLEMLSIAFAGDSDKGMMHVMNGCKNLRKLEIRDSPFGDVALLGNVAKYETMRSLWMSSCNVTLKGCQVLASKMPMLNVEIMNELDGSSEMEENHGDPSRVDKLYVYRTTAGARDDAPNFVKIL